Proteins encoded in a region of the Suricata suricatta isolate VVHF042 chromosome 10, meerkat_22Aug2017_6uvM2_HiC, whole genome shotgun sequence genome:
- the CNPY2 gene encoding protein canopy homolog 2, translated as MKGWGWLALLLGALLGTAWARRSQDLHCGACRALVDELEWEIAQVDPKKTIQMGSFRINPDGSQSVVEVPYARSEAHLTELLEEVCDRMKEYGEQIDPSTHRKNYVRVVGRNGESSELDLQGIRIDSDISGTLKFACESIVEEYEDELIEFFSREADNVKDKLCSKRTDLCDHALHISHDEL; from the exons ATGAAAGGCTGGGGTTGGCTGGCCCTGCTTCTGGGGGCCCTGCTGGGAACTGCCTGGGCTCGGAGGAGCCAGGATCTACATTGTGGAG CTTGCAGGGCTCTGGTGGATGAACTAGAGTGGGAAATTGCCCAGGTGGATCCCAAGAAGACCATTCAGATGGGCTCTTTCCGAATCAATCCAGATGGCAGCCAGTCAGTGGTGGAG GTGCCTTATGCTCGCTCAGAGGCCCATCTCACAGAGCTGCTAGAGGAGGTATGTGACCGGATGAAGGAGTACGGGGAACAGATTGACCCTTCCACCCACCGCAAGAACTACGTACGTGTAGTGGGCCGGAACGGAGAATCCAGCGAACTGGACCTACAGGGCATCCGAATTGATTCAGACATCAGTGGCACGCTCAAGTTTGCG TGTGAGAGCATTGTGGAGGAATATGAGGATGAACTCATTGAATTCTTTTCCCGAGAGGCTGACAATGTTAAAGACAAACTTTGTAGTAAGCGAACAG ATCTATGTGACCATGCCCTGCACATATCGCATGATGAGCTATGA